TTAGGGAAGGCCAAGGTAATTGTTGTGTCCATGCGTaaactctcattcctctctcttaATTCATCCTCCATGTTTTCCTGCATGCTATCCTTCCGTCTGCATCGCATGAAGCCTCGGAAACTGGGGCAGATGGGTAGATAGCGCAGGAAGCTGACTTTCCTAACGCAGCTCATTCCAATAGGGAAGTCATAAGTACGCATGTTCGCTGAGCTTCCCCCCATGCTCTCATCTGCCTTCCAGTCcagcagccctctctccctcttggtGCCTGTTGAAAccgtacaccacacacacacacacacacaccacacacacacacacacaccacacacacacacacacacacacacacacacacacacacacacacacacacacacacacacacacacacacacacacacacacacacacacacacacacacacacacacatacaacacacacacacacacacacacacataaacacacacacacacacacacacacacacacacacacacacacacacacacacacacacacacacacacacacacacacacacacacacataaacacacacacacataaacacacacacacacacacatgcacacacacacacacataaacacacacacacacacaatgccacatGAACAAACATTGGTTGTTACAGACAACGGTTGCGCAAAAATGGAAAGATTGATGTGTCACATAGTGCTATTGTGGtgtcacataaacaaacacaactGATGATCTCTTTGATCAGTGTGTGACAAGGTGACTGGTAGCTCCTGTTAATGAGATGAGGTTTCACATTCTCACGTAGCATGCATACCTGGGATGGTGTTATCCAGTGTAAACGCCAGGAAGCCTCCGACAAACATCTCCGTGGTCAGGAGCACTGTGAGGATTTGATCCACCTCTGCAACTCCTGAGGAGGGCAATAAAATATCTATTACCATATTAATTATCCTAATCATGATTCATAACATCAACATAATAATCCATACTAAAGCTTCATTACATCCACAATATAATCCATACTAAAGCTTGATGACAGTCTAACTGTACACACTGTAAACTCTCTAAAGCCACTCCTACACTTCCTCTTAAGATGGAGATGTCTTTTCATATAAGTAAAAACCTTTTCAATGTGCAGCCCACCTGTTTGGATGCAGCCGGGATGCATGTCTAGGTAATTGGGCAACATTAGGCCAAAGAACATGGAGAAGCCGAGGACGAAGAGATTCCTAGAGGAGTTGAGGTCTACACTCTGCAGGTTGGACAAGCCCACAGCCGTGATCATACCTGCAGGGCATAGACACCAACAACAGAGGACTGGATCAGGTTATTATTGTCTTATTGTTACCTGGGTTTCTAGCTTGAGACATACAGTATTTCCTCATCCCTTCTCAAATAGAGTTGAGCTTTCTCTGATCATACTGCCCcctggtggggtagagagagacatacaataccacagtgtgccatcacagcagcaagatttgtgacctgttgccacaaaagGGCTACTAGTGAAGAACtaccaccattgtaaatacaacccatatttatgtttatttattttctcttttgtactttaaccatttgcacatcgtaacaacactgtatatttacataatatgacatttgaaatgtctttattcttttggaacttctctgagtgtaatatttacagtTCATTTCTATTGTatattttacttttgtttattatctacttcacttgctttggcaatgttaacacatgtttcccatgccaataaagcccttgaattgaattgatagatgACGCTGTATGTGAGTTCTCTGTTAGAAGGTTAGAAGGTCAGCGTGAGTTCTCTGTTAGAAGGTTAGAAGGTCAGCGTGAGTTCTCTGTTAGAAGGTCAGAAGCTCAGCGTGAGTTCTCTGTTAGAAGGTCAGAAGGTCAGCGACTCACCGAACAAGGTGCAGAACATGCCACCTAGAATGGGGTCAGGCAGCGATGCAAAGAGGGCAGTGAATTTCCCCACAGTTCCTAACAGGAACATTATGGCTGCACCATATTGCACGACCCTCCTGCTTCCCacctgtgtgtagagagagacgtTGTACAACGTGACTCCATGTGAACTGTGCAACCTCTGGTATCAGCTCATTATTTAAATATAATGATTAACATAACAGTTAATGTAAAGATGAGCAGACCTTTAGCTAATAATCATGTGGCAataataacaaatcaaatcaaatgtatttatatagccctttgtccatcagctgatatcttaaagtgctgtacagaaacccagcctaaaaccccaaacagcaggcaatgcaggtgtagaagcacggtggctaggaaaaactccctagaaaggccagaacctaggaagaaacctagagaggaaccaggctatgaggggtggccaatcgATTTGCATTGTGACAAAGCACTTGCACTGGAGATCATGCCAATAAGCCTTCATCTGTTTCAAAAAGATCATTTTGCGGATTCCAACTCGAACCAGACAGCTTGAGATTACATATCTACATTGGTGTTTTTCATTACATAGATTAAAGACAACATGTCTGAGAACAACCTGGGGAGGAGCCGACGGGGCCATATTTAGACAGCGTACAACTTGTGTCAAATTTACATCAAAAAGTTGAAACGTTTagtatgttagctaaccctttttCCTAACcgtaacctaattctcctaaccagctacgttaattctcctaacatgCTGCGTAAGTTCTTCCGAACCTGCTACAAAAAGTCAATTTTGTCATAAGCTGTATCCCATCTAGTCAAAACTAGTTGAGGGGCTAAGCTTCCTTTTACCTTAGTGATTCCCAGAACTCCAATGTTGGGACTGGAGGAGGTGGAGCCATTTCCTGTTCCCAGCAGTCCTGCTATAATACAGCACACCCCCTCTGTGAAGATACCTCTGGTACGGGAAAGACATGACACAGACATACGTCAACACAGGGAACTGATGCTTGACAATAAGAAGACATTTAAGAACACAGGTCCCTGTCAGAGCCTTAGGTCCATGTTAGAAGTCTAACCCCCGGTGTAGAAGACTGATGCTCACCTGTTGATGGCATGGACAGGTGGAGGAGGTGCCCCTGAGAGGCGGGCACAGGCGTAATAGTCCCCGATAGACTCTACGATGCCAGCTAATGTGGCGCTGAACATGCCCAGCACCCCAGCGATGGTCACCGTGGGCAACCCCCACTGACCTatcagagacacacaaacaccacatgtCTGAATCCTCCTCCTATGCAGCAAGATGAAAGGCAATGCAAATAGATGACAACTCAGATCATTTCCCTATTTAAAATGATATACAAGGACATTCTAAAGTGACATATAAATGATCCGTGTCATCCGCTTTCTTCACTTGACCCTTGATCTAGCTCGTGTGTCCAAACTGCCCCCGTGTGTGAGACAGTGGAGGTAATGCTGGTCTCTTACAGGGGTAGGGGACCCGGAACCAGGGGGAGAGGGTCATGATGTCACCGCGGGCGTCTGTGCGTGCCTTCTGTCCGTACTGGCTGGGGTCACTGGGCAGCACATCGGTCAGAGTCAGGATGTAACATAGCAACCACACCAACATGATGGCCATGATGATCTGAACACAGAAAGAACCGGGGAACAACATAACATGTCATATAACGGAATCATAGGGATTCCGAGACTCCAAGATTCCAAGTTATAATTTTGGATGTGCCTGGTCTGTgccatatttgtattttattttacagcCATTTCCATCAGAAAGCTCATTCTTGGCATTAACATAACGGTGACTTGATCCCtgtggtctgtgtctgtctatcacaGTGAGTCATTTCTATAGCCTGACAGTGTCCCCACCACATGTCTGGCAGCACTCACTAAGGCAGTAGCATAGAGGGCACAGCAGTAAAATGTGCCTCAGACTCTATTATAATCGCTCAAGATTTGTATGACATGATGTGCCGTGAATGATTAGCCTGATGTATTTTAACAATAGGTCATACCCCACATGAGAACATCTTATTAGTATAGCTTTCTGACATCCCTGTGAgacaggtgtgtggtgtgttggttCTAACCGGGAACATCTTAAAGATCTGAACCCTGGCAGTGCTGAAGCCTTTCTTTCTGTtgtaggaggggagagggaaggaccAGTTCCTCAGATACTGAGCGAACAGCACGATGAGGAAGATGGACCTGGGGAGAGGCAGTGATACTGTTACATCATAACCCAATAAAAGACATAAAACAGGGACAAAGTAATTACGTTAATAGTAAGTTATTAGATCACAAATTGTCCTCGACGTAAGACGATAAAGAGTCTCAAGCCCAAAACAAGGTAAACCACTTAAACAAAAGAAGTGAGGAAGAGCGGTAAGAACAACATACCGCACACAATAATACAACTCAGGACAACATAGATGGATCTCAAGTGTCAAATcatgagaggagaggatcagatggagagaggagagagaaacctgGGAggatcaggaggagagagaaacctgggaggatcagatggagagaggagagagaaacctgggaggatcagatggagagaggagagagaaacctgggaggatcagatggagagaggagagagaaacctgGGAGGATCAGATGGAGACctgggaggcaggagagagaaacCTGGGAggatcagatggagagaggagagagaaacctgggaggatcagatggagagaggagagagaaacctgGGAGgatcaggaggagagaggagagagaaacctgGGAGGATCAgacctgggaggaggaggagagagaaacctgGGAGGATCAGATGGAAACCTGGGAGGAtcagatggagagagcagagagaaacgggaggatcagatggagagaggagagagaaacctgGGAggatcaggaggagagagaaacctgggaggatcagatggagagaggagagagaaacctgGGAggatcaggaggagagagaaacctgGGAGGAtcagatggatagaggagagagaaacctgggaggatcagatggagagagaaacctgggaggatcagatggagagaggagagagaaacctgGGAggatcaggaggagagagaaacctgggaggatcagatggagagaggagagagaaacctgggaggatcagatggagagagaaacctgggaggatcagatggagagaggagagagaaacctgGGAGGACaggatcagatggagagagaaacctgggaggatcagatggagagaggagagagaaacctgGGAggatcaggaggagagagaaacctgggaggatcagatggagagaggagagagaaacctgGGAGAAGGATACCTTACAGAGAAGAAGCGAGGATGgattgttatatctggagtacttctcctgtcctattcggtgtcctgtgtgaatctaagtgtgcgttctctaattctctccttctctctttctttctctctctcggaggacctgagccctaggaccatgccccaggactacctgacatgatgactccttgctgtccccagtccacctggccatgctgctgctccagtttcaactgacctgagccctaggaccatgccccaggactacctgacatgatgactccttgctgtccccagtccacctggccatgctgctgctccagtttcaacttacacctgactgtgctgctgctccagtttcaactgttctgccttattattattcgaccatgctggtcatttatgaacatttgaacatcttggccatgttctgttataatctccacccggcacagccagaagaggactggccaccccacatagcctggttcctctctaggtttcttcctaggttttggcctttctagggagtttttcctagccaccgtgcttctacacctgcattgcttactgtttggggttttaggctgggtttctgtacagcactttgagatatcagctgatgtacgaagggctatataaataaatttgatttgatttgatttgattgtgctcTTACAGTGCTGAGAGGCCCCAGTGAGAACCGGCTCTGTCCCCAGCGGTCTGGAATACAGACAGGCCGATGAGGGACACGGTGGGGGTGACGGTCAGGGGCCCGATGTAGTCCAGCAGGAGACCAGGGAGACCCACCAGCCCGATGACCACCTCCACCACACTGGACGCTATGATGGCACCCTGGATCTACGGGGGGAGACAGACCGACTGTTATTATCattaggtacagtggggcaaaaaaagtatttagtcagccaccaattgtgcatgttctcccacttaaaaagatgagagaggcctgtaatttccatcataggtacacttcaactatgacagacaaaatgagggaagaaaaatccagaaaatcacattgtaggatttttaatgaatttatctgaaaattatggttgaaaataagtatttggtcaataacaaaagtttatctcaatactttgttatataccctttgttggcaatgacagaggtcaaacgttttctgtaagtcttcacaaggttttcacacactgttgctggtattttggcccattcctccatgcagatctcctctagagcagtgatgttttggggctgttgctgggcaacacggactttcaactccctccaaagattttctatggggttgagatctggagactggctaggccactccaggaccttgaaatgcttcttacgaagccactccttcgttgcccgggcggtgtgtttgggatcattgtcatgctgaaagacccagccacatttcatcttcaatgcccttgctgatggaaggaggttttcactcaaaatctcacgatacatggccccattcattctttcctttacacggatcagtcgtcctggtccctttgcagaaaaacagccccaaagcatgatgtttccacccccatgcttcacagtaggtatggtgttctttagatgcaactcagcattctttttcctccaaacacaacgagttgagtttttaccaaaaagttatattttggtttcatctgaccatgtgacattctcccaatcttcttctggatcatccaaatgctctctagcaaacttcagacgggcctggacatgtactggcttaagcagggggacacgtctggcactgcaggatttgagtccctggcggcgtagtgtgttactgatggtaggctttgttactttggtcccagctctctgcaggtcattcactaggtccccctgtgtggttctgggatttttgctcaccgttcttgtgatcattttgaccccacggggtgagatcttgcgtggagcaccagaccgagggagattatcagtggtcttgtatgtcttccatttcctaataattgctcccacagttgatttcttcaaaccaagcttcaaacctgttgcagattcagtcttcccagcctggtgcaggtctacaattttgtttctggtgtcctttgacagctctttggtcttggccatagtggagtttggagtgtgactgtttgaggttgtggacaggtgtcatgttcaaacaggtgccattaacgagtggaggacagaggagcctcttaaagaagaagttgcaggtctgtgagagacagaaatcttgcttgtttgtaggtgaccaaatacttattttccaccatactttgcaaataaattcattaaaaatcctacaatgtgattttctggatttttttttctcattttgtctgtcatagttgaagtgtacctatgatgaaaattacaggcctctctcatcttttaagtgggagaacttgcacaattggtggctgactaaatacttttttgccccactgtatgtctaggACCACCATTTGACCTAACCCACACAAACCCTGGCTCCTAGTTATGTCTACATGATGTCTCTGATAATGTCAATCAAAGTGAGAGATGCTACAGTTCAGAAAGATGGACCCCAGGATGGGGGCCCAGTAACAAGAGGCAGGAAGTACCTCTCTTATCCTTGGGTGCCAGATGTGTGAGGTGTTCAGAGGAAGACTCCAGTTCCCATAAATCTCCTCTGATGAAAGACAAGACACAATAGCACATTAGTGAGGTTCTGTCTTTGATTAGGCCATATTCTTCTGACATAGGATTGGACTGAGTGGTGCACCTTTAGGGGGACATTTCCATCTATCCAGCCCTAAGATGGCTTGGGCAGGGATGAGGAAGGCAAAAGCACTGGCCTGAAAAAGAGGTAACCTAAACATAGAAGATCAAATATGTTACACAATGCATTGTggggcaaaaaactatttagttcaagttctcccacttaaaaagatgagagaggcctgtaatttaagacacgcacatacatacacacacacgtacctgaTTCCAAATGTGGTCTGTATGATTGTGGTGATTCCCACGCAGGTGAAGATGGTTCCCACCAGCTGACTGACCGTGTACTGGTCTTGTCCCACACACATGGCCTCCGCCAGCAGGAAGGGCACAGCGATGGTACCGCTGAAACACGTTAGGTAGTGCTGTGATTAAAGACACAGTGTTAAtcaccatggagagagagaggaggggggggaggggggagtggggggaacagaggagggggagagagagtagggagagggggggggggaacagagggaggggagagatacaTTTGGGGGAAGGAGCGCACAAAAGAGAAGAAGAAACCATTACTGATAGAAAGGTGGAGTGAGAAAACCATTCATGAAAactaagtgtgtgagagagagagagagagagagagtgagtgtgtgtgtgagtgagtgtgtgtcagagagtgtgtgagtgtgtgtgtgtgtgagagagagtgtgtcagagagggtgtgagagagtgtgtgtgagagagtgtgtgtgtgtaagagaatgtgagagagtgtgtgagtgtgtgtgagagagtgtgtgtgtgagagagtgtgtgagagagtgtgtgtgtgtgagagagagtgtgtcagagtgggtgtgagagagtgtgtgtgtgtgagagtgtgtgagtgtgtgtgtgtgtgtgtgtgtgtgtgtgtgtgtgtgtgtgtgtgtcagagagtgtgtgagtgtgtgtgagagagtgtgtcagagagtgtgtgagagagtgtgagagcgtgtgtcagagagtgtgtgagagagtgtgagagtgtgtgtgtgtgtgagagagagtgtgtgtcagagtgggtgtgagagagtgtgtgtgtgtgtgtgagagagtgtgtgtgtgagagagactgtgtcagagagtgtgtgagagagtgtgtgtgtgtgagagagtttgtgagtgtgtgtgagagattgtgagtgtgtgtgtgagagagtgtgtgagagaatgtgtgagtgtgtgtgtgagagtgtgagagtgtgtgtgagagtgtgtgtgagagtgtgtgtgtgagagtgtgtttatttgtgtacCTGGAGGCCCAGTAGAATGCAGAGGTACCACGGTGGGACATCCTCTATGGTGTAGATCATGTCAGAGCCTGGCTGCTGCTTCCCCTCCTCAGAACCctgctcctgtctccccctcagaACCCTGCTCCTGTCTCCCCCCTCAGAACGctgctcctgtctccccctcagaaccctgctcctgtctccccctcagcACCTGCTCCTGTCTCCCCCCCCTCAGAACCCTGCTCCTGTCTCCCCCCTCAGCACCCTGCTCCTGTCTCCCCCCTCAGCACCCTGCTCCTGTCTCCCCCCTCAGCACCCTGCTCCTGTCTCCCCCCTCAGCACCCTGCTCCTGTCTCCCCCCTCAGCACCCTGCTCCTGTCTCCCCCCTCAGAACGCTGCTCCTGTCTCCCCCCCTCAGCACCCTgctcctgtctcccctcctcaGCACCCTGCTGCTCCTCTGTCTGAGTCTGGACATCACAACTCtgaaagagaagacagagacattcacaactctgaaagagaagacagagacattcacaactctgaaagagaagacagagacattcacaactctgaaagagaagacagagacattcacaactctgaaagagaagacagagacattcacaactctgaaagagaagacagagacattcacaactctgaaagagaagacagagacattcacaactctgaaagagaagacagagacattcaCACATCCAAAGTAACATTGGTTAACTTGTCATACACAATGTTTGAAAGTCACATGATGTTCAAAAACTGGGAATATTCGATGACCTCTCAGACATCATGTAAAATACCTTATATGGGCACAAGATTGTCACCTACGTGATTTGTCACTGTCCCAtaatttttatttaacgaggcaagtccgttattaagaacaaattcttatttacaatgacggactaccccggccaaacccggacgatgctgggccaattgtgcaccgccatatgggactaccaatcacggccggttgtgatacagcctggaatctaaccagggtctgtagtgagatgcagtgccttagaccgctgcgccactcgggagcccaccaTATGGCCTTGCCATCTCCAACAAGGCCAACCGTCAGGCACATGACCAACTGGGTGTTACATCTACTTTAATTGACCTACTCTATGAATGATCGACATGGGGCCTGGATTACATTATAACCCAGTAGAATGTCACTGTCACCATGGCCAGTTGTCATGGTTCTTGGTGTTGACTGTTTTGAAAGATGATGCAAGAGGAACTCTTCCATGACTAACTCATCAAAGCAGACTGGAGTGACACAGATTTTCCTTCCTAAATCACAGGAATCTAGGTTAATAGCCTCTTGGTGTTTCAATACATTCCTACTGTGAACAAAACATATCACCTTTACATCTTTGTCAGAGAAACAATGTTAGAACTGTCTTCTACAATTCAGTTGTCTCCACTTTTGCTATGAGGTATTGTGTCTTCAAACAATAGCCACAAATATCCTGCAAAAAGCATGGTTTCTGATATCAATCCAGAACCATCCTCCACAAGTTGTTATTCAGTTAGACATCATGGCAGTAAATCCCCTAATCTGAGCATGGTAAACACCTTGGTCATTTCACCCCAAAGGTaaacagaaatactttgaaaacatCCAATGATGCAATATACTAAGTGTAAAGCTAAATTATTCAAGTTAACAGATATAAAGCTCACTAAGGACCTACACACCAGACATTAACTCAACCATAACCCATCATTTTACGAGGCCAGACAACGTACAATTacaatttaaacattcacaacaAAACTAAACTCATCAATGAAATATTGAAATGATAGTAAATGATGAGTTTACCTTGAGGTCTGGTCGTGTTTCTGTTTGCTTGTTCTTCATCTGGACTCTCAGTTGTTTGTGATGGATCCTTAGTTTCCGTTTGGGTGCTGCCCTCTCTCAACTAGCCAACACACGTTTGACCTCAGCCCTATACAGGAGTATAGGGCCCTTTTATGGGGGTTGAGGGGACCAGATCAGCCAGGTTAATAATCTGCCCCTGAGATGGACTTTACCCACTCGTGCTGTTTTAAGAGGCAGAGACTGTACAACGAAAGGAAATAGATCAAAGGGTCAAGAAGACACTTCTTGGAATTAGAGATAGTGAGCAAGAATCAGATTAGCCATCAGAAAgaactaaactcagcaacaaaaataaacgtcctcttcACTGTCAAcggcgtttattttcagcaaacttaacatgtgtacatttttgtatgaacataacaagattcaacagctgagacataaactgaacaagttccacagacatgtgaccaacagaaatggaataatgtgtccctgaacaatggGGGGGTGTCAAaagcaacagtcagtatctggtgtggccaccagctgcattaagtactgcagtgcatctcctcctcgtggactgcaccagatgtgccagttcttgctgtgagatgttaccccactcttcaaccaaggcacctgcaagttcccggacatttctggggggaatgggcccaagccctcaccctccggtccaacaggtcccagacgtgctcaatgggattgagatctgggatctttgctggccatggcagaacactgacattcctgtcttgcaggaaatcacgcacagaacgagcagtatggctggtggcattgtcatgctggagggtcatgtcaggatgagcctgcaggaagggtaccacatgagggaggaggatgtcttccctgaaaGGCAGAACGTTGAAATTGCCCGCAATGATAACATGCTCAGTCCGATGattctgtgacacaccgccccagaccatgacggaccctccacctccaaatggatcccgctccagagtacaggcctcagtgtaacgctcattcctttgacgataaacgcgaatccgaccatcacccctggtgagacaaaaccacgactggtcagagaagagcacttttttccagtcttgtctgg
Above is a window of Oncorhynchus tshawytscha isolate Ot180627B linkage group LG30, Otsh_v2.0, whole genome shotgun sequence DNA encoding:
- the LOC112228264 gene encoding solute carrier family 23 member 1 isoform X2, with amino-acid sequence MSHRGTSAFYWASSGTIAVPFLLAEAMCVGQDQYTVSQLVGTIFTCVGITTIIQTTFGIRLPLFQASAFAFLIPAQAILGLDRWKCPPKEEIYGNWSLPLNTSHIWHPRIREIQGAIIASSVVEVVIGLVGLPGLLLDYIGPLTVTPTVSLIGLSVFQTAGDRAGSHWGLSALSIFLIVLFAQYLRNWSFPLPSYNRKKGFSTARVQIFKMFPIIMAIMLVWLLCYILTLTDVLPSDPSQYGQKARTDARGDIMTLSPWFRVPYPCQWGLPTVTIAGVLGMFSATLAGIVESIGDYYACARLSGAPPPPVHAINRGIFTEGVCCIIAGLLGTGNGSTSSSPNIGVLGITKVGSRRVVQYGAAIMFLLGTVGKFTALFASLPDPILGGMFCTLFGMITAVGLSNLQSVDLNSSRNLFVLGFSMFFGLMLPNYLDMHPGCIQTGVAEVDQILTVLLTTEMFVGGFLAFTLDNTIPGTKRERGLLDWKADESMGGSSANMRTYDFPIGMSCVRKVSFLRYLPICPSFRGFMRCRRKDSMQENMEDELRERNESLRMDTTITLAFPKV
- the LOC112228264 gene encoding solute carrier family 23 member 1 isoform X1 yields the protein MIYTIEDVPPWYLCILLGLQHYLTCFSGTIAVPFLLAEAMCVGQDQYTVSQLVGTIFTCVGITTIIQTTFGIRLPLFQASAFAFLIPAQAILGLDRWKCPPKEEIYGNWSLPLNTSHIWHPRIREIQGAIIASSVVEVVIGLVGLPGLLLDYIGPLTVTPTVSLIGLSVFQTAGDRAGSHWGLSALSIFLIVLFAQYLRNWSFPLPSYNRKKGFSTARVQIFKMFPIIMAIMLVWLLCYILTLTDVLPSDPSQYGQKARTDARGDIMTLSPWFRVPYPCQWGLPTVTIAGVLGMFSATLAGIVESIGDYYACARLSGAPPPPVHAINRGIFTEGVCCIIAGLLGTGNGSTSSSPNIGVLGITKVGSRRVVQYGAAIMFLLGTVGKFTALFASLPDPILGGMFCTLFGMITAVGLSNLQSVDLNSSRNLFVLGFSMFFGLMLPNYLDMHPGCIQTGVAEVDQILTVLLTTEMFVGGFLAFTLDNTIPGTKRERGLLDWKADESMGGSSANMRTYDFPIGMSCVRKVSFLRYLPICPSFRGFMRCRRKDSMQENMEDELRERNESLRMDTTITLAFPKV